In Desulfosalsimonas propionicica, one DNA window encodes the following:
- a CDS encoding DEAD/DEAH box helicase: MDFKEFQLDSRIEAAIRTAGFTAPTPVQVQTIGRVMQGQDLIGLAQTGTGKTAAYVLPLLHRLLQSKNRKNRALILAPTRELAEQIHQDIQTLGRRTGLKSLTLYGGAAIGPQIQALKKGVDIVVACPGRLIDHINRGNMDFSGLETLVLDEADQMLDMGFIPDIRRILKKIPRGRQSLMFSATMRKEIRLLADEVLHKPAFVQVGEPAAADTVSHTHFPVSQNQKTSLLLKILKDTRIASVLIFTRTKHRAKRLSEALERAGYGAASLQGNLSQNRRQAALNGFKSGKYQILVATDIASRGIDVSGVSHVVNYDVPATAEAYIHRIGRTGRAEHTGSAFNLVTNEDRQVLKSIDRVVGSLIERRTFADFDYAVSAPGAKTPSKPQKQTRRPGSGFHKSR, from the coding sequence TTGGATTTTAAAGAGTTTCAACTCGATTCCAGAATAGAGGCGGCAATCCGCACAGCCGGATTCACCGCACCCACGCCCGTGCAGGTCCAGACCATCGGCCGGGTAATGCAGGGGCAGGATTTAATCGGCCTGGCCCAGACCGGCACCGGCAAGACCGCTGCATACGTGCTGCCGCTTCTGCACCGACTGCTCCAGAGCAAAAACAGAAAAAACCGGGCCCTGATCCTTGCACCCACGCGCGAGCTGGCCGAACAGATCCACCAGGATATCCAAACCCTGGGCCGCCGGACCGGTTTGAAAAGCCTGACCCTATACGGTGGTGCGGCCATCGGCCCCCAGATCCAGGCCCTGAAAAAGGGTGTGGACATTGTGGTGGCCTGCCCGGGCCGTTTAATTGATCACATCAACCGCGGCAACATGGATTTTTCCGGCCTTGAGACCCTGGTTCTCGATGAGGCCGACCAGATGCTGGACATGGGCTTTATCCCGGATATCCGGAGAATTTTGAAAAAGATTCCCCGGGGCAGGCAGTCGCTGATGTTTTCAGCCACCATGCGAAAAGAGATCCGGCTTCTGGCAGACGAGGTGCTCCATAAACCCGCTTTTGTGCAGGTGGGCGAGCCCGCGGCCGCAGACACGGTCAGCCATACCCATTTTCCGGTATCCCAGAACCAAAAGACGTCTTTGCTGTTAAAGATTCTAAAGGACACCCGGATTGCATCGGTTCTGATTTTTACCCGGACCAAGCACCGGGCCAAGCGCCTGAGTGAAGCCCTTGAGCGTGCCGGCTACGGGGCGGCCTCCCTGCAGGGCAATTTGTCCCAAAACCGCCGCCAGGCCGCCTTAAACGGTTTTAAGTCCGGTAAGTATCAGATCCTGGTGGCAACCGATATCGCCTCCCGCGGAATCGATGTTTCCGGGGTTTCCCATGTGGTCAATTATGATGTTCCGGCCACCGCAGAGGCCTACATCCATCGCATCGGCCGAACCGGTCGGGCAGAGCACACGGGAAGCGCCTTTAACCTGGTCACAAACGAAGACCGCCAGGTCCTCAAATCCATTGACCGGGTTGTGGGATCGCTGATTGAGCGCCGCACATTTGCGGATTTTGACTACGCTGTTTCCGCCCCGGGCGCGAAAACCCCTTCAAAGCCCCAAAAGCAAACCCGCAGGCCGGGATCGGGTTTTCACAAGTCCCGATAA
- a CDS encoding molybdopterin-dependent oxidoreductase, protein MNHQKTVNHPDGRIVRTTSAYDCGGRCPLRLHVKGNQILRVEGDDAPEPNQLRTCLRCRAYKQYVHHPDRFLYPQKRVGKRGEGKFERISWDEAYDTFIRQLDRIKATYGNSAILLATGGGYLASLHQGGLAASRLLNQYGGYVTHYGNISSEGAVWASLTQYGSVMVGHSREDMMNSKLIILWGWDPARMISGTNTMYHLIRAKENGAKIIAIDPRYHDTAATLAHQWIPVYPGTDTAVMAAMAHVMITENLHDQQFLNTYTVGFDAFADYVLGRQDGVEKTPAWAAQISGVDADTIQTLAREYATTKPAALMDCQGPARSAMGEQYNRCASTLCAMTGNVGRPGGSAGGGLMGIPVGHMFRQSAIPPGKNPFEADGPNVKGTLDIRMRVKKRIHINTLWDAILEGTKGGYPSEIKMMWSMCNNYVNQIGNSNKADKALKELEFIAVSELFPTATARYADIIFPVTSAAERNDFTRPWPSGPYFTVINQAIEPLGECKSDLQIASELAERLGIEGFNPHSEEEWLKILFDNNPEYTTHIDDYEAFRQKGIHRIDLPEPIVAFRDQIKDPQNNPFPTPSGKIEIFSRRAADLDNPACPAIPKYLPTAEDRFDPLAEKYPLQLLTPHPRNRVHSELYLVPWLREVEEHRVWINSKDANARGISDGDPVQVFNGRGTVALPAFVTERIIPGVVAIFEGSWYDPDENGVDRGACANTLTRDAYSGGGACVMNTSLVEIKKVQGSA, encoded by the coding sequence ATGAACCATCAGAAAACCGTGAATCACCCGGACGGGCGCATTGTGCGTACCACGTCTGCTTATGACTGCGGCGGCCGCTGCCCCCTGCGGCTGCATGTCAAAGGCAATCAGATCCTGCGCGTGGAGGGCGATGACGCCCCTGAACCCAACCAACTCAGGACATGCCTGCGGTGCCGGGCATACAAACAGTACGTACATCATCCGGATCGGTTTTTATATCCCCAGAAGCGGGTTGGAAAGCGCGGGGAGGGAAAATTTGAACGCATTTCCTGGGATGAGGCCTATGACACATTTATCCGCCAGTTGGACCGGATCAAGGCCACTTACGGAAACAGCGCTATTTTGCTGGCCACCGGCGGCGGATACCTGGCAAGCCTTCATCAAGGCGGGCTTGCCGCATCCCGGCTGCTCAACCAGTACGGCGGCTATGTCACCCATTACGGCAACATCTCTTCTGAAGGCGCGGTCTGGGCCTCTCTGACCCAGTACGGATCCGTGATGGTGGGCCACAGCCGCGAAGACATGATGAATTCCAAACTCATCATTCTCTGGGGCTGGGACCCGGCGCGCATGATATCCGGCACCAACACCATGTATCACCTGATCCGGGCAAAGGAAAACGGCGCGAAAATCATTGCCATTGACCCGCGCTATCACGACACGGCAGCCACCCTGGCCCACCAGTGGATTCCGGTATATCCGGGCACCGACACCGCCGTAATGGCGGCCATGGCCCACGTGATGATCACGGAAAATCTCCACGACCAGCAATTTTTAAACACCTACACCGTAGGTTTTGACGCGTTTGCCGACTACGTGCTGGGAAGGCAGGACGGGGTGGAAAAAACCCCGGCCTGGGCCGCACAAATTTCCGGGGTGGATGCGGACACAATCCAGACCCTTGCCCGGGAGTACGCCACCACCAAACCCGCGGCCCTCATGGACTGCCAGGGCCCGGCCAGAAGCGCCATGGGTGAACAGTACAACCGGTGTGCATCCACCCTGTGTGCCATGACCGGCAATGTGGGCCGGCCCGGGGGAAGCGCCGGGGGCGGGCTTATGGGCATCCCCGTGGGCCACATGTTCCGCCAGTCCGCCATTCCGCCGGGTAAAAACCCGTTTGAGGCGGACGGGCCCAATGTCAAGGGCACCCTGGACATCCGCATGCGGGTGAAAAAGCGCATTCATATCAACACGCTCTGGGATGCGATCCTGGAAGGCACCAAAGGCGGGTATCCGTCTGAAATCAAGATGATGTGGTCCATGTGCAACAACTACGTCAACCAGATCGGAAACAGCAACAAGGCGGACAAAGCGTTAAAAGAGCTCGAATTCATCGCGGTCAGCGAGCTGTTTCCCACGGCAACGGCCCGGTACGCGGATATCATCTTTCCGGTGACCTCGGCTGCCGAACGAAACGATTTCACCCGGCCCTGGCCCTCGGGCCCCTATTTCACAGTGATCAACCAGGCCATCGAACCCCTTGGGGAGTGCAAGTCGGATCTGCAGATCGCCTCGGAACTGGCCGAACGCCTGGGCATTGAAGGCTTCAATCCCCACAGCGAGGAAGAGTGGCTCAAAATCCTTTTTGACAACAACCCGGAATACACCACCCATATTGACGACTACGAGGCTTTCCGCCAAAAGGGCATCCACAGAATCGACCTGCCCGAGCCCATTGTGGCTTTTCGCGACCAAATCAAAGATCCGCAAAACAATCCGTTTCCAACCCCGTCGGGCAAAATCGAGATCTTTTCCCGGCGCGCCGCAGACCTGGACAACCCGGCCTGCCCGGCCATTCCGAAATATCTGCCAACGGCCGAAGACCGTTTTGACCCCCTGGCCGAAAAATACCCTTTGCAGCTGCTCACTCCGCATCCCAGAAACCGGGTCCACTCGGAGCTCTACCTGGTGCCCTGGCTGCGGGAGGTTGAAGAGCACCGGGTGTGGATCAACTCCAAAGACGCCAATGCCCGGGGTATTTCAGACGGAGATCCGGTGCAGGTATTCAACGGCCGGGGCACGGTGGCCCTTCCCGCCTTTGTCACCGAGCGGATCATTCCCGGGGTTGTGGCCATATTCGAGGGAAGCTGGTACGACCCGGATGAAAACGGCGTGGACCGGGGCGCATGCGCCAACACCCTGACCCGGGACGCCTATTCCGGCGGCGGCGCCTGCGTGATGAACACCAGCCTTGTGGAGATAAAAAAGGTTCAAGGTTCAGCGTGA
- a CDS encoding FAD-dependent oxidoreductase, with amino-acid sequence MSDLNALFSPIVINNTEIPNRAVLPPMGTGLCEKGGQVNDALLAYLRRQARGGAGLLISEITAVHPTGMVSPRQVAAWDDQFIPGLSQMAEAMKSNNGKAAMQLHHAGRESLYMIKKQTAMGPSAVPSLVYGQAPREMTRDDIAEIVSAFGAAAARAQKAGFDAVEIHGAHGYLLTQFLSAISNQRTDEYGGSFASRARFVTEVAAAVRENVGKDFPVILRISAEEYIKGGYTVEDVLGILPDLKQAGVDVIHASIGTHGSPAGVTSAPPAFDVGFNVSRARQIKDASGLPVIAVGRFNDPRPADKVIADKDADLVAFGRQQLCDPDFLEKARQNRYADIRKCIACNQGCIEREMFEGKSVRCAINPETGQELVCPQQPAADPKTVWIVGAGPAGLIAASEARRLGHDVRLFEKEPEAGGNILYACKAPHKEIYLDWIKWQAGQVEKAGVKIETNTCVTADMIADAKPDQVILALGGEKIIPKISGHDLPHVFDAWQILGETQAPGKNALVIGGGLIGMETACFLAARGASVTLAEQMESSPVPKFTSHGYSLHKYLKEKQCVMRFGAAVEKITENKVVLKTKDQSEEVPGFDQVVLAVGMKPRNGLAPALEKAGIAHTVVGDALEVRRIMEAVEEGAAAVWQL; translated from the coding sequence ATGTCTGATTTAAACGCGTTGTTTTCACCCATTGTCATCAACAACACCGAAATTCCCAACCGTGCGGTGCTGCCGCCCATGGGCACCGGTCTTTGCGAAAAAGGCGGTCAGGTCAATGACGCGCTGCTGGCCTATCTCCGGCGCCAGGCCCGGGGCGGAGCCGGTCTTTTGATCTCTGAGATCACGGCCGTGCATCCCACGGGCATGGTCAGCCCCAGACAGGTGGCGGCCTGGGATGATCAATTTATCCCCGGGCTTTCCCAGATGGCCGAAGCCATGAAATCAAACAACGGCAAAGCCGCCATGCAGCTGCATCACGCAGGCCGGGAAAGCCTGTACATGATCAAAAAACAAACCGCCATGGGCCCATCTGCGGTGCCCAGCCTCGTCTACGGCCAGGCCCCCAGGGAAATGACCCGGGATGATATTGCAGAGATCGTCTCCGCCTTCGGCGCTGCCGCAGCCCGGGCGCAGAAGGCCGGATTTGACGCCGTGGAAATCCACGGGGCCCACGGATACCTGCTCACCCAGTTTTTGTCCGCCATTTCCAACCAGCGCACGGACGAATACGGTGGCAGTTTTGCCAGCCGCGCCAGGTTTGTCACAGAGGTGGCCGCGGCAGTGAGAGAAAACGTGGGAAAAGATTTTCCCGTGATTTTGCGCATCTCGGCTGAGGAATACATCAAGGGCGGCTATACAGTGGAAGATGTTCTTGGGATTTTGCCGGATTTAAAGCAAGCCGGAGTGGATGTCATCCATGCCTCCATCGGCACCCACGGCAGCCCGGCCGGGGTCACCAGCGCACCGCCGGCCTTTGACGTGGGATTCAACGTCAGCCGGGCCCGGCAGATCAAAGACGCCTCAGGCCTGCCCGTGATTGCCGTGGGCCGGTTTAACGACCCGAGGCCGGCAGACAAGGTGATTGCCGACAAGGATGCGGATTTGGTGGCATTCGGCCGACAGCAGCTCTGTGATCCGGATTTTCTGGAAAAAGCCCGGCAGAACCGGTATGCCGATATCCGAAAGTGCATTGCCTGCAACCAGGGCTGTATTGAACGGGAAATGTTTGAGGGCAAATCCGTGCGCTGCGCCATCAACCCGGAAACCGGCCAGGAGCTTGTCTGCCCGCAGCAGCCCGCAGCAGATCCCAAAACCGTCTGGATCGTAGGCGCCGGCCCGGCCGGGCTGATTGCCGCATCCGAGGCCAGGCGTCTGGGCCACGACGTGCGCCTGTTTGAAAAAGAACCCGAAGCGGGCGGCAACATCCTCTATGCCTGCAAGGCACCGCACAAGGAAATCTATCTTGACTGGATAAAATGGCAGGCCGGCCAGGTGGAAAAGGCCGGGGTAAAAATTGAAACCAATACCTGTGTCACCGCGGACATGATCGCAGATGCCAAACCCGACCAGGTGATCCTGGCCCTGGGCGGCGAGAAAATTATCCCGAAAATTTCCGGCCATGACCTGCCCCACGTATTTGACGCCTGGCAGATCCTGGGAGAAACCCAAGCCCCGGGCAAAAACGCCCTGGTCATCGGCGGGGGGTTAATCGGCATGGAAACCGCCTGCTTTCTGGCCGCAAGGGGGGCTTCGGTGACCCTGGCCGAGCAGATGGAATCCTCGCCCGTGCCCAAGTTCACCTCCCACGGCTACAGCCTGCACAAGTACCTGAAGGAAAAACAGTGCGTGATGCGCTTTGGCGCCGCAGTGGAGAAAATCACGGAAAACAAGGTGGTGCTGAAAACAAAGGACCAGTCCGAGGAAGTCCCCGGCTTTGACCAGGTGGTGCTGGCAGTGGGGATGAAGCCCAGAAACGGCCTTGCCCCGGCCCTTGAAAAAGCCGGCATTGCCCACACGGTGGTGGGCGATGCCCTGGAGGTACGCCGCATCATGGAAGCCGTGGAAGAAGGCGCTGCTGCCGTGTGGCAGCTTTAA
- a CDS encoding 4Fe-4S dicluster domain-containing protein: MQMGFYFDQSRCTGCCACQVACKDWHDVPAGDEKWMRVLYSEKGRFPNVFVAYLASACWHCAAPICADACPADAISKRENDGIVLVDPEKCLGKDDCGAKCLKACPYDAPQFGPEENARMHKCNFCEDRLAENKVPNCVEACPVRALDAGPMEELETKYGTGRTAEAFTWSKRTRPSVILKAKSAE; the protein is encoded by the coding sequence ATGCAGATGGGATTTTACTTTGATCAGAGCCGGTGCACGGGTTGCTGCGCCTGCCAGGTGGCGTGCAAGGACTGGCACGACGTGCCGGCCGGAGACGAGAAATGGATGCGGGTACTGTATTCGGAAAAAGGCCGGTTTCCAAACGTGTTTGTGGCCTACCTGGCTTCTGCCTGCTGGCATTGCGCCGCCCCGATATGCGCGGATGCCTGCCCGGCTGATGCCATATCCAAAAGGGAGAATGACGGCATTGTGCTCGTGGATCCGGAAAAATGCCTGGGAAAAGACGATTGCGGGGCAAAATGCCTGAAAGCCTGTCCCTATGATGCCCCCCAGTTCGGCCCGGAAGAAAACGCACGCATGCACAAGTGCAACTTCTGCGAAGACCGGCTGGCTGAAAACAAGGTGCCCAACTGCGTGGAGGCCTGCCCGGTGCGGGCATTAGACGCCGGACCCATGGAGGAGCTGGAAACAAAATACGGGACCGGCCGCACGGCCGAAGCCTTCACCTGGTCCAAACGCACCCGGCCGTCTGTCATCCTGAAAGCCAAATCCGCAGAATAA
- a CDS encoding cold-shock protein — translation MANGTVKWFNDQKGFGFIEQENGPDVFVHHTGINSTGFKSLKEGSNVTFDIEQGQKGPAAVNVTEE, via the coding sequence ATGGCCAACGGAACAGTAAAGTGGTTTAACGACCAAAAAGGTTTTGGTTTCATTGAGCAGGAAAACGGTCCGGACGTCTTCGTCCATCACACCGGGATCAACTCAACCGGCTTTAAAAGTCTCAAAGAAGGCAGCAACGTTACCTTTGATATTGAGCAGGGACAAAAAGGCCCGGCTGCAGTCAATGTAACCGAGGAATAA
- a CDS encoding hybrid sensor histidine kinase/response regulator: MKNTAAKTLWTMPSPDPEILGRIILIQSTLHLMGKGAEMARFLCRGFSRVPGMEISGIFIDGRLHWENGLPGPEQQHCRRLFEQLTGGAGQGAGRKTLLNGFKNSHGVQCLPIETALAVYGIFFCAPADEEMFFSYVPYIENTMNLAALVLENHSQQQMLWQHKSDLEKKVKERTQALARSEQRFRDLFNSISDLVYTQDLEGRLISANPALNRLFGYRAEELLGRPISDFMLPEHRERFKSEYLKAIFEKGSYEGITPYLAKDGSTIYIEYRSELVRPENDTPFISGIGRDVTGRVLARREKRRLEGQIRQAQKMESIGTLSGGVAHDFNNVLSIIIGNAELAAAELAENHQARRYVNEIQTAGVRAKDVVRQLLTFSRKTREEKQAVDLCMLVGEALKLLRPVIAANIEIRTRLPEQPAVVLADPTQIHQVLINLCGNAADAMARSGGVLTVGLAAAQLNDENAALDPDMEAGRFFQLAVKDTGHGIAAKSLERIFDPYFTTKDVDKGTGLGLSVVHGIVKSHGGSIRVRSQPGQGCEFEILLPAAEKNADAVSVQAGDVPRGQGRILLIDDEPMIVSLNQQRLEKLGYRVSGHTNPKAALEMFSSHPYRFELVITDMTMPGITGDRLAEKILEIRPEMKIILCTGYNSQISDQTAASLGIARYLEKPVQMQQLAEAVCDVLSVSGN, from the coding sequence TTGAAAAATACCGCAGCCAAAACACTATGGACCATGCCTAGTCCGGACCCGGAAATTCTCGGCCGGATCATTTTGATCCAGAGCACCCTGCACCTGATGGGGAAAGGTGCTGAAATGGCGCGTTTTTTGTGCCGGGGGTTTTCCCGTGTGCCGGGCATGGAAATTTCGGGCATTTTTATAGACGGCCGTCTCCACTGGGAAAACGGTTTGCCCGGCCCGGAGCAGCAGCACTGCCGGCGGCTGTTTGAACAGCTCACAGGCGGAGCCGGGCAGGGAGCGGGCCGCAAAACCCTGCTGAACGGGTTTAAGAACAGCCATGGTGTTCAATGCCTGCCCATTGAAACCGCCCTGGCGGTTTACGGCATTTTTTTCTGTGCGCCTGCAGATGAGGAAATGTTTTTTTCTTATGTCCCCTATATTGAAAACACTATGAATCTTGCCGCCCTTGTGCTTGAAAACCACAGCCAGCAGCAGATGCTTTGGCAGCACAAATCGGATCTGGAAAAAAAGGTAAAAGAGCGCACCCAAGCGCTTGCCCGTTCAGAGCAGCGATTTCGCGACCTGTTTAATTCCATCAGCGACCTGGTCTACACCCAGGATCTCGAAGGCCGGCTGATTTCCGCCAACCCCGCCCTGAACCGGTTGTTCGGCTACAGGGCCGAAGAACTGCTGGGCCGGCCGATATCTGATTTCATGCTCCCTGAGCACCGGGAGCGATTTAAAAGCGAATATTTAAAGGCCATTTTCGAAAAGGGCAGTTACGAAGGCATCACCCCCTATTTGGCCAAAGACGGCAGCACGATTTATATTGAGTACCGCAGCGAACTGGTGCGCCCGGAAAACGACACCCCTTTTATCAGCGGCATCGGCCGGGATGTCACCGGCCGGGTCCTTGCCCGGAGGGAAAAAAGACGCCTTGAGGGCCAGATTCGCCAGGCCCAGAAAATGGAGTCCATCGGAACCCTGTCAGGCGGTGTTGCCCATGATTTCAACAATGTGCTGAGCATCATCATTGGCAATGCCGAGCTGGCTGCAGCCGAGCTTGCAGAAAACCACCAGGCCCGGCGGTATGTCAATGAGATCCAGACCGCCGGGGTACGGGCCAAAGACGTTGTGCGCCAGTTGCTGACCTTCAGCCGCAAGACCCGTGAGGAAAAACAGGCGGTTGATCTTTGCATGCTTGTGGGTGAGGCCCTGAAACTGCTTCGCCCGGTGATCGCCGCCAACATTGAAATCCGCACCCGCCTGCCAGAGCAGCCGGCGGTTGTTTTGGCCGATCCCACCCAGATCCACCAGGTGCTGATCAATTTGTGCGGAAATGCGGCAGACGCCATGGCCAGGTCCGGCGGCGTTTTGACTGTGGGCCTGGCGGCGGCGCAGCTCAATGATGAGAATGCGGCCCTGGATCCGGACATGGAAGCAGGGCGCTTTTTTCAGCTTGCGGTCAAAGACACCGGCCACGGGATTGCCGCCAAAAGCCTGGAGCGGATTTTTGACCCTTATTTTACCACCAAGGACGTGGACAAGGGCACGGGCTTGGGCCTTTCGGTGGTGCACGGAATTGTCAAAAGCCACGGCGGAAGCATCCGGGTCCGCAGTCAGCCGGGGCAGGGATGTGAATTTGAGATTTTGCTGCCGGCTGCAGAAAAAAATGCGGATGCTGTTTCGGTTCAGGCCGGTGATGTGCCCCGGGGCCAGGGGCGTATCCTTTTGATCGATGATGAGCCCATGATTGTCAGTTTAAACCAACAGCGACTGGAAAAGCTCGGATATCGGGTCAGCGGCCATACCAACCCCAAAGCCGCCCTTGAGATGTTTTCATCCCATCCGTATCGGTTTGAACTGGTGATCACGGATATGACCATGCCCGGCATCACCGGCGACCGCCTTGCCGAAAAAATACTGGAAATCCGGCCGGAGATGAAAATTATTCTGTGCACCGGCTACAACAGCCAGATTTCCGATCAAACAGCCGCATCCCTTGGTATTGCCCGTTATCTGGAAAAACCCGTCCAGATGCAGCAGCTGGCCGAAGCTGTCTGTGATGTGCTTTCTGTTTCAGGCAATTGA